A genomic segment from Nocardiopsis sp. Huas11 encodes:
- the rpsA gene encoding 30S ribosomal protein S1: MTSSTEATSTPQVAVNDIGSEEAFLAAIDETIKYFNDGDIVEGTIVKVDRDEVLLDIGYKTEGVIPSRELSIKHDVDPGEVVAVGDQVEALVLQKEDKEGRLILSKKRAQYERAWGTIEKIKEEDGVVTGTVIEVVKGGLILDIGLRGFLPASLVEMRRVRDLQPYVGRELEAKIIELDKNRNNVVLSRRAWLEQTQSEVRQTFLNTLQKGQIRKGVVSSIVNFGAFVDLGGVDGLVHVSELSWKHIDHPSEVVEVGQEVTVEVLDVDMERERVSLSLKATQEDPWQQFARTHQIGQVVPGKVTKLVPFGAFVRVEEGIEGLVHISELAERHVEVPEQVVQVGTEIFVKIIDIDLDRRRISLSLKQANESVSPDQVDFDPTLYGMAADYDEQGNYKYPEGFDSESGEWLEGFEAQRDEWERSYAEAQARFEAHRKQVEEALAAEADAANAPAPEEEEEYTGGGQAAGTPSTESASSGALASDEALAALREKLAGGEA, translated from the coding sequence ATGACGAGCAGCACCGAGGCCACCTCGACACCCCAGGTAGCGGTCAACGACATCGGGTCCGAGGAAGCCTTCCTCGCGGCGATCGACGAGACCATCAAGTACTTCAACGACGGTGACATTGTCGAGGGCACCATCGTGAAGGTCGATCGAGACGAGGTCTTGCTCGACATCGGCTACAAGACCGAGGGTGTGATCCCCTCTCGGGAATTGTCGATCAAGCACGACGTCGACCCCGGTGAGGTCGTTGCCGTCGGCGATCAGGTCGAAGCCCTCGTCCTCCAGAAGGAGGACAAGGAAGGTCGTCTGATCCTGTCCAAGAAGCGCGCGCAGTACGAGCGCGCCTGGGGCACGATCGAGAAGATCAAGGAAGAGGACGGCGTCGTCACCGGCACGGTCATCGAGGTCGTCAAGGGCGGCCTCATCCTCGACATCGGTCTGCGCGGCTTCCTGCCCGCGTCCCTGGTCGAGATGCGCCGTGTCCGCGACCTGCAGCCCTACGTCGGCCGCGAGCTCGAGGCGAAGATCATCGAGCTGGACAAGAACCGCAACAACGTGGTCCTGTCCCGTCGCGCCTGGCTGGAGCAGACCCAGTCCGAGGTCCGCCAGACCTTCCTCAACACCCTGCAGAAGGGCCAGATCCGCAAGGGCGTCGTGTCCTCGATCGTCAACTTCGGTGCCTTCGTGGACCTGGGTGGCGTCGACGGCCTGGTGCACGTGTCGGAGCTGTCCTGGAAGCACATCGACCACCCGAGCGAGGTCGTCGAGGTGGGCCAGGAGGTCACGGTCGAGGTCCTGGACGTGGACATGGAGCGCGAGCGCGTCTCCCTGTCGCTGAAGGCGACCCAGGAGGACCCGTGGCAGCAGTTCGCCCGGACCCACCAGATCGGTCAGGTCGTCCCGGGTAAGGTCACCAAGCTCGTTCCCTTCGGTGCGTTCGTTCGCGTCGAGGAGGGCATCGAGGGCCTGGTCCACATCTCCGAGCTGGCCGAGCGTCACGTCGAGGTGCCCGAGCAGGTCGTGCAGGTCGGTACCGAGATCTTCGTCAAGATCATCGACATCGACCTCGACCGCCGTCGGATCAGCCTCTCGCTGAAGCAGGCCAACGAGAGCGTTTCGCCCGACCAGGTGGACTTCGACCCGACTCTGTACGGCATGGCTGCCGACTACGACGAGCAGGGCAACTACAAGTACCCCGAGGGCTTCGACTCCGAGAGCGGCGAGTGGCTCGAGGGCTTCGAGGCTCAGCGGGACGAGTGGGAGCGCAGCTACGCCGAGGCGCAGGCTCGTTTCGAGGCGCACCGCAAGCAGGTCGAGGAGGCCCTCGCGGCCGAGGCCGACGCTGCGAACGCCCCGGCTCCGGAGGAGGAAGAGGAGTACACGGGTGGCGGCCAGGCGGCCGGCACGCCGAGTACCGAGTCCGCTTCCAGTGGCGCCCTGGCCTCTGACGAGGCCCTGGCCGCGCTCCGCGAGAAGCTCGCGGGCGGCGAGGCCTGA
- the arfB gene encoding alternative ribosome rescue aminoacyl-tRNA hydrolase ArfB, giving the protein MTVGEGLTIGSVTVPADALVWRFSRSSGPGGQHVNTSDTRVSLSLDVAACAALGSTRRERALERLSGRLVDGVLTVSVQTHRSQVRNRAEARERMAALLAEAMAPPARERRATRPSRGAKRRRLDAKRRRGDIKRARSRPPLE; this is encoded by the coding sequence GTGACCGTCGGAGAAGGCCTGACGATCGGTTCGGTGACCGTCCCCGCGGACGCCCTGGTGTGGCGCTTCTCTCGTTCCTCGGGTCCGGGCGGGCAGCACGTGAACACCTCCGACACCCGGGTGTCGCTGTCGTTGGACGTGGCGGCGTGCGCGGCGCTGGGGTCCACGCGGCGCGAGCGGGCGCTGGAGCGGCTGTCCGGGAGGCTGGTGGACGGGGTGCTGACGGTGTCGGTGCAGACCCACCGCTCGCAGGTGCGCAACCGGGCCGAGGCCAGGGAGCGGATGGCGGCCCTGTTGGCCGAGGCGATGGCGCCGCCGGCGCGGGAACGCCGTGCCACACGGCCCAGCCGTGGCGCCAAGCGGCGGCGGCTGGACGCCAAGCGCCGCCGCGGTGACATCAAGCGGGCGCGTTCGCGGCCCCCGTTGGAGTGA